A window from Drosophila nasuta strain 15112-1781.00 chromosome 3, ASM2355853v1, whole genome shotgun sequence encodes these proteins:
- the LOC132789652 gene encoding uncharacterized protein LOC132789652 isoform X1: MFSSFTDASKSSLKNFGDKTANLFSKKKDEAEKLANDKAVEAQKLAEEQAKKVGQSVQQTKSEAEQLATSTAKDAAALAAAEAQKAGQAIDQGVNRAAGAVNQGKQAVDNTVQQAAAVAQNSKQVAANIAESSQRAAANAVDQTKKAANEAINKSVKAAESVADQKLKEAEGAIDGAMKQTSQAVDQKLQEANQYVDQKREGLEKNIQEAASQAQESAGAQATQLLGKLHLGQK; this comes from the exons ACGCTTCGAAAT CATCTCTGAAGAACTTTGGCGACAAGACCGCCAATCTGTTCAGCAAGAAGAAGGATGAGGCTGAGAAGTTGGCCAACGACAAAGCCGTCGAGGCACAGAAGCTAGCCGAGGAGCAGGCCAAGAAGGTCGGACAGTCCGTACAGCAGACGAAGAGCGAAGCTGAGCAGCTGGCCACAAGCACAG CCAAGGATGCCGCTGCACTGGCTGCTGCCGAGGCACAGAAGGCTGGTCAGGCCATCGATCAGGGAGTGAATCGTGCCGCCGGCGCCGTTAACCAGGGCAAACAGGCTGTGGATAATACTGTGCAACAGGCTGCTGCCGTCGCTCAGAACTCCAAGCAAGTGGCCGCCAACATCGCGGAGTCATCACAACGTGCTGCCGCCAATGCTGTCGATCAGACCAAAAAGGCTGCCAATGAGGCGATCAACAAGAGTGTCAAGGCTGCTGAATCTGTCGCAGACCAGAAGCTCAAGGAAGCCGAGGGTGCCATCGATGGTGCCATGAAGCAGACCAGCCAGGCTGTTGACCAGAAGCTGCAGGAGGCCAACCAGTATGTTGACCAGAAGCGCGAGGGACTCGAGAAGAACATCCAGGAGGCTGCTAGCCAAGCACAGGAAAGCGCCGGCGCACAAGCCACCCAGCTGTTGGGTAAATTGCATCTTGGCCAGAAGTAG
- the LOC132789651 gene encoding uncharacterized protein LOC132789651, giving the protein MKHCLIAIIVLLSVLLREQLVSSTKGCPRRYLRRINGKCYYFSVKKMNWYGALNNCLRKGLTLADLSNPGDFNGAIDFLSSKGNTEDFWFGGNDLQTEGRYQYISNGRLVRYFGNYSVVWSDESALCNDCLEVRIRSNMTITASENCLERQYFICSEVYCDSVDAKKPRHHSHEHLHHFHHDVGEPSGESEEDMNTPSPFDSGSEETPNESNEDAIPKDELEESNENDKETTAAVSESDATSPAEGETEPTAAGETETTAAGETESTAAGETETTAGGEAESTAAGETETTAAGEAETTAAGETETTAAGEAETTAAGEAETTAAAETEATAPGEVESP; this is encoded by the exons ATGAAGCATTGTCTGATTGCAATCATTGTCCTGCTGAGTGTCCTGCTCAGGGAGCAGCTGGTCAGCTCGACAAAAGGTTGCCCACGTCGCTATCTGAGACGCATCAATGGCAAGTGCTACTACTTCTCTGTTAAAAAG ATGAACTGGTATGGCGCTCTGAACAATTGCCTGCGCAAAGGTCTAACGCTTGCCGATCTCAGCAATCCAGGCGATTTTAATGGCGCCATCGATTTCCTCAGCTCCAAGGGCAACACAGAAGACTTTTGGTTCGGCGGCAACGATCTGCAGACCGAGGGACGCTATCAATATATAAGCAATGGTCGTTTGGTTCGATACTTCGGCAATTACAGTGTGGTATGGTCAGATGAGTCCGCCCTATGCAATGATTGCCTTGAGGTTCGCATACGATCCAATATGACCATTACCGCTAGCGAAAATTGCCTGGAGCGACAATATTTCATCTGCTCCGAGGTCTACTGTGATAGCGTAGACGCGAAAAAGCCGCGGCATCACAGCCATGAGCATCTGCATCACTTCCATCATGATGTTGGCGAGCCCAGCGGCGAAAGTGAGGAGGATATGAACACACCATCGCCCTTCGATAGTGGTTCCGAGGAGACTCCAAATGAGTCAAATGAGGATGCTATTCCCAAAGATGAATTGGAAGAATCGAATGAAAATGATAAGGAAACAACTGCAGCCGTTTCGGAGTCAGATGCCACAAGTCCTGCTGAGGGCGAGACAgaaccaacagcagcaggagaaacAGAGACAACTGCAGCGGGCGAGACAgagtcaacagcagcaggagaaacAGAGACAACTGCAGGAGGCGAGGCAgagtcaacagcagcaggagaaacAGAGACAACTGCAGCAGGCGAGGCAGAGACCACTGCAGCAGGAGAAACAGAGACAACTGCAGCAGGCGAGGCAGAGACAACTGCAGCAGGCGAGGCAGAGaccactgcagcagcagaaacagagGCAACTGCACCAGGCGAGGTAGAGAGTCCATAG
- the LOC132789652 gene encoding uncharacterized protein LOC132789652 isoform X2, with translation MFPSRQQQQSSLKNFGDKTANLFSKKKDEAEKLANDKAVEAQKLAEEQAKKVGQSVQQTKSEAEQLATSTAKDAAALAAAEAQKAGQAIDQGVNRAAGAVNQGKQAVDNTVQQAAAVAQNSKQVAANIAESSQRAAANAVDQTKKAANEAINKSVKAAESVADQKLKEAEGAIDGAMKQTSQAVDQKLQEANQYVDQKREGLEKNIQEAASQAQESAGAQATQLLGKLHLGQK, from the exons ATGTTTCCCAgtcgccagcagcagcaat CATCTCTGAAGAACTTTGGCGACAAGACCGCCAATCTGTTCAGCAAGAAGAAGGATGAGGCTGAGAAGTTGGCCAACGACAAAGCCGTCGAGGCACAGAAGCTAGCCGAGGAGCAGGCCAAGAAGGTCGGACAGTCCGTACAGCAGACGAAGAGCGAAGCTGAGCAGCTGGCCACAAGCACAG CCAAGGATGCCGCTGCACTGGCTGCTGCCGAGGCACAGAAGGCTGGTCAGGCCATCGATCAGGGAGTGAATCGTGCCGCCGGCGCCGTTAACCAGGGCAAACAGGCTGTGGATAATACTGTGCAACAGGCTGCTGCCGTCGCTCAGAACTCCAAGCAAGTGGCCGCCAACATCGCGGAGTCATCACAACGTGCTGCCGCCAATGCTGTCGATCAGACCAAAAAGGCTGCCAATGAGGCGATCAACAAGAGTGTCAAGGCTGCTGAATCTGTCGCAGACCAGAAGCTCAAGGAAGCCGAGGGTGCCATCGATGGTGCCATGAAGCAGACCAGCCAGGCTGTTGACCAGAAGCTGCAGGAGGCCAACCAGTATGTTGACCAGAAGCGCGAGGGACTCGAGAAGAACATCCAGGAGGCTGCTAGCCAAGCACAGGAAAGCGCCGGCGCACAAGCCACCCAGCTGTTGGGTAAATTGCATCTTGGCCAGAAGTAG
- the LOC132789650 gene encoding fibrous sheath CABYR-binding protein — translation MRVLPIVILTLIAVYSDEVVSARREKKNSDGPCGKRFMRQIHGKCYYLAPKKMNWFGALNNCLRKGLSLANLQTNEELQAIVEFMGSKGNLEDFWFGGNDLQSEGYFTYISNGQPVTFHGVEPTQRSNMDDCLEIRLRENSSTITDENCYEPQYFICEENNQKCAQPVYERANNEHHSHEHLHHFHHDAAKGEVVEEGSEESVESDSRPADNSNSTEDAKSPESEEETEDTEDENGSEIMESGGDQSLPSYEAGGEPQDELNIHNKKEDNATTSDGATSSPAEGETTAAPVGETGVTTAAAEGGETTALEGAPETATAPTEAAPAEAAPAEAAPAEAAPAEAAPAEAAPAEAAPAEAAPAEAAPAEAAPAEAAPANDEPAGRAPVANSLSFDMEDE, via the exons ATGAGGGTTCTGCCAATTGTGATACTGACCCTTATTGCAGTATATTCCGACGAAGTCGTCTCAGccagaagagaaaaaaagaacagcGATGGACCGTGTGGCAAGCGATTTATGCGTCAGATTCACGGAAAGTGTTATTACCTTGCCCCCAAGAAG ATGAATTGGTTTGGAGCATTAAACAATTGCTTGCGCAAGGGTCTCAGTTTGGCCAACTTGCAAACTAATGAAGAGCTACAGGCAATTGTTGAATTCATGGGATCGAAGGGCAACTTGGAAGACTTTTGGTTTGGCGGAAATGATCTTCAATCTGAGGGTTACTTCACCTATATCAGCAATGGTCAGCCGGTCACATTCCATGGAGTGGAGCCTACGCAACGCTCCAATATGGATGATTGTCTAGAGATTCGGTTGCGTGAAAATTCCTCCACGATAACCGATGAAAATTGCTATGAACCGCAGTATTTCATCTGCGAGGAGAATAATCAGAAATGTGCCCAACCCGTCTACGAGCGAGCTAATAATGAGCATCATAGTCACGAGCATTTGCATCACTTCCACCACGATGCTGCAAAAGGTGAGGTCGTTGAAGAGGGGAGCGAGGAAAGTGTGGAAAGCGATTCACGGCCGGCTGATAATTCGAATTCAACGGAAGACGCCAAATCGCCGGAGAGCGAGGAAGAGACGGAAGATACGGAAGACGAAAACGGATCAGAAATTATGGAAAGCGGCGGTGATCAAAGCTTACCATCGTATGAGGCAGGAGGAGAACCGCAAGATGAACTTAATATACATAACAAAAAGGAAGACAACGCCACGACAAGCGATGGAGCAACATCGTCACCAGCCGAAGGTGAAACTACCGCAGCACCCGTTGGTGAAACTGGAgtaacaacggcagcagctgAGGGCGGTGAAACAACTGCCTTAGAAGGAGCtccagaaacagcaacagctccaACCGAAGCTGCCCCTGCAGAGGCTGCTCCGGCGGAGGCTGCTCCAGCGGAGGCTGCTCCAGCGGAGGCTGCTCCAGCAGAAGCTGCTCCAGCGGAGGCTGCTCCAGCAGAGGCTGCTCCAGCTGAGGCTGCTCCAGCAGAGGCTGCTCCAGCGGAGGCTGCTCCGGCGAATGATGAGCCAGCAGGTCGTGCTCCTGTTGCCAATTCTCTTAGCTTTGACATGGAAGATGAATAA
- the LOC132789652 gene encoding uncharacterized protein LOC132789652 isoform X3, translating to MFSSFTASLKNFGDKTANLFSKKKDEAEKLANDKAVEAQKLAEEQAKKVGQSVQQTKSEAEQLATSTAKDAAALAAAEAQKAGQAIDQGVNRAAGAVNQGKQAVDNTVQQAAAVAQNSKQVAANIAESSQRAAANAVDQTKKAANEAINKSVKAAESVADQKLKEAEGAIDGAMKQTSQAVDQKLQEANQYVDQKREGLEKNIQEAASQAQESAGAQATQLLGKLHLGQK from the exons CATCTCTGAAGAACTTTGGCGACAAGACCGCCAATCTGTTCAGCAAGAAGAAGGATGAGGCTGAGAAGTTGGCCAACGACAAAGCCGTCGAGGCACAGAAGCTAGCCGAGGAGCAGGCCAAGAAGGTCGGACAGTCCGTACAGCAGACGAAGAGCGAAGCTGAGCAGCTGGCCACAAGCACAG CCAAGGATGCCGCTGCACTGGCTGCTGCCGAGGCACAGAAGGCTGGTCAGGCCATCGATCAGGGAGTGAATCGTGCCGCCGGCGCCGTTAACCAGGGCAAACAGGCTGTGGATAATACTGTGCAACAGGCTGCTGCCGTCGCTCAGAACTCCAAGCAAGTGGCCGCCAACATCGCGGAGTCATCACAACGTGCTGCCGCCAATGCTGTCGATCAGACCAAAAAGGCTGCCAATGAGGCGATCAACAAGAGTGTCAAGGCTGCTGAATCTGTCGCAGACCAGAAGCTCAAGGAAGCCGAGGGTGCCATCGATGGTGCCATGAAGCAGACCAGCCAGGCTGTTGACCAGAAGCTGCAGGAGGCCAACCAGTATGTTGACCAGAAGCGCGAGGGACTCGAGAAGAACATCCAGGAGGCTGCTAGCCAAGCACAGGAAAGCGCCGGCGCACAAGCCACCCAGCTGTTGGGTAAATTGCATCTTGGCCAGAAGTAG